A single window of Plasmodium reichenowi strain SY57 chromosome 12, whole genome shotgun sequence DNA harbors:
- a CDS encoding hypothetical protein (conserved Plasmodium protein, unknown function), with protein sequence MERNLLNKDFSVKKKYHSYNYNIYKNNNYEIAPKKLYHLLIRLGITFLTIFIVSIFIKHNKFNEKNNLFLMVTSPDVLELFNCLGFPSNSKEIVYGKLENWGFNLSDIGDIEINKNYKDEDLSTYKYSINTYKNILLSSFEINKVNSLIDKNNLLYMYLEILKKKEIRTFYEFLNTFMILQDLNCLPVNYKGIYINGNLFIPKNEYDIFKSDINVIKEKNAKTLIEEEPYLYLTYHGGKKKNAIHNICKFSRDGYFLGSVLLPFEENGIFFNSISLRGLLLYQNKLYIADSFKDNSKIFMFSDSISNLSNRREYLSTFITQNYKTNPLMIHPYGIKKYNDYFYVSSQNTGTVLRFDVENGQLGEPIDLYKNTSQGLVIKFNNTDEIRGLDFDSTGKCYVSNKQVGVQIYDTNFKLIKILPVFSPISILFNSTNNHILVGSSTTHDIKEYDVNNFELIKVIKHPLLKHVAGINIYEDSLFVVSQKKNKLLEFSLSSSLLKSITIDGFSDIGERVILSPT encoded by the coding sequence ATGGAAAGGAActtattaaataaagatttttccgtaaagaaaaagtatcattcatataattataatatatacaagaataataattatgagATTGCTCCAAAAAAGTTATATCATTTGTTAATACGTCTAGGTATAACATTCTTAACTATATTCATAGTTtccatatttataaaacataataagtttaacgaaaaaaataatttgtttCTTATGGTTACTAGTCCCGATGTGTTAGAACTATTTAATTGTTTAGGATTTCCATCTAATAGTAAAGAAATAGTATATGGGAAATTAGAAAACTGGGGATTTAATTTATCTGACATTGGTGATAtagaaattaataaaaattataaagatGAAGATTTGTCTacttataaatattctataaatacatataagaatatattattgtcttcgtttgaaataaataaagtGAACAGTTTAATTGATAAGAACaacttattatatatgtatttagaaatattaaaaaaaaaagaaattagAACATTTTATGAGTTTTTAAATACTTTCATGATATTACAAGATTTAAATTGTTTACCTGTAAATTACAAgggtatatatataaatggaaatttatttattcccaaaaatgaatatgatatatttaaatctgatataaatgttataaaagaaaaaaatgcaAAAACGTTAATTGAAGAAGAaccatatttatatttaacatATCATGGaggaaagaaaaagaatGCTATTCATAACATTTGTAAATTTTCAAGAGATGGATATTTTTTAGGATCTGTTTTGTTACCATTTGAAGAAAAtggtatattttttaattctatAAGTTTAAGAggattattattatatcaaaataaattatatattgcAGATTCATTTAAGGATAATTcaaaaatttttatgttttcGGATAGTATATCTAACCTGTCAAATAGAAGAGAATATCTTTCTACATTTATAAcacaaaattataaaacGAATCCATTAATGATACATCCATAtggtataaaaaaatataatgattatttttatgtaagTTCACAAAATACAGGAACTGTTTTACGTTTTGATGTGGAAAATGGACAATTAGGAGAACCAAtagatttatataaaaacacATCACAAGGTTTAgtaattaaatttaataatactGATGAAATACGTGGTCTTGATTTTGATAGTACTGGGAAATGTTATGTTTCAAATAAACAAGTGGGTGtacaaatatatgataCAAATTTTAAACTTATAAAAATTCTCCCAGTTTTTTCTCCTATATCCATTCTTTTTAATAGTACAAATAATCATATACTAGTAGGTAGCTCAACAACACatgatataaaagaatatgaTGTCAATAATTTTGAACTTATTAAAGTTATTAAACACCCACTACTCAAACATGTTGCAggtataaatatatatgaagatTCCCTTTTTGTAGTTTCTCAgaagaaaaacaaattattggaattttcattatcatctAGTTTGTTAAAAAGTATTACGATAGATGGATTCAGTGATATAGGCGAGCGTGTCATATTATCACCAACATGA